One Planctomycetia bacterium DNA segment encodes these proteins:
- a CDS encoding acetolactate synthase translates to MRGRNYPAIRQFTVLLENRVGSLLQVIRRFEGTRVRIVALSIADAAECAFVRFLLSHPEQGREILERAGLAIIETDVIGVELPDDSQALLRICTALLQGEVNLIQAYPLLVRPHGRPSVAVMVDNIEMGQEILSKSGFPMIGEADLQEEDN, encoded by the coding sequence ATGCGCGGCCGAAATTATCCGGCGATTCGGCAGTTTACCGTTCTGCTGGAGAACCGCGTCGGCAGTTTGCTGCAAGTGATTCGTCGCTTCGAGGGCACGCGCGTCCGCATCGTCGCGCTGTCGATCGCCGACGCGGCCGAGTGTGCTTTCGTACGTTTTCTGCTGAGCCATCCGGAGCAAGGGCGCGAAATTCTCGAGCGCGCAGGGCTCGCGATCATCGAGACCGATGTGATCGGCGTCGAGCTTCCCGATGATTCCCAAGCGCTGTTGCGCATCTGCACGGCCTTGCTGCAAGGGGAAGTGAACCTCATTCAAGCGTACCCGCTGCTGGTCCGTCCGCATGGCCGACCTTCGGTCGCGGTGATGGTCGACAACATCGAGATGGGCCAAGAAATTCTCAGCAAGTCCGGCTTCCCGATGATCGGCGAAGCGGACCTGCAAGAAGAAGACAACTAA
- a CDS encoding acyl-CoA thioesterase → MLRELDLEIRVRYQETDAMGVLHHANYFTFFEMGRTELLRTTGRTYREIEAAGTFMVIVKIGCSYKRPARYDDVLRLRTVTTRVGAAKIEHEYQLFRGEELLAEGYSTLACVDGAGKVQRVPEWLHFDQEEASS, encoded by the coding sequence ATGCTCCGTGAACTCGATCTGGAAATTCGCGTCCGCTACCAAGAGACCGACGCGATGGGGGTGTTGCACCACGCCAATTACTTCACCTTCTTCGAAATGGGCCGCACCGAACTCCTGCGCACCACAGGTCGCACGTATCGCGAGATCGAAGCGGCGGGGACGTTCATGGTGATCGTGAAGATCGGTTGTAGCTATAAGCGGCCGGCTCGGTACGACGACGTCTTGCGGTTGCGCACCGTGACGACGCGGGTCGGTGCGGCGAAGATCGAGCACGAATACCAACTGTTTCGCGGCGAGGAATTGCTGGCCGAAGGATATAGCACGCTCGCCTGCGTCGACGGCGCGGGCAAGGTGCAGCGGGTGCCCGAGTGGTTGCATTTCGATCAAGAAGAGGCGTCGTCATGA
- a CDS encoding methyltransferase domain-containing protein, with protein MTTNRAALRNAAGEEFSTETLAGLRARFDVVVQEITVAGRTWKLARPRSADALIDEEAFQRDGRIPYWADVWTSSQTLAEELAKRVGGDGPSDEPRSGRLLELGCGIGFSSLVAAGLGYDVTATDYYPEALEFVAANAELNGLANITTRHLDWRAPADDLGLFDVVAAADVLYERPNVPLVAALFAKYMRPDGVGYCSDPERRVASSFADECRRLGLTVNCFIRATREADGAAKDIDWYVVKR; from the coding sequence ATGACGACGAATCGGGCCGCTTTGCGAAACGCGGCCGGCGAAGAATTCTCCACGGAAACATTGGCCGGGTTGCGTGCACGGTTCGATGTCGTCGTGCAAGAGATCACGGTCGCGGGCCGAACTTGGAAGCTCGCGCGACCGCGCTCGGCCGATGCGCTGATCGACGAAGAAGCCTTTCAACGCGACGGACGCATTCCGTATTGGGCCGATGTGTGGACGTCGTCGCAGACGCTTGCCGAGGAGCTGGCGAAACGGGTCGGCGGAGACGGCCCGAGCGATGAGCCGCGCAGCGGCCGGCTGTTGGAGCTAGGGTGCGGCATCGGGTTCTCGTCGCTCGTAGCGGCGGGCTTGGGATACGACGTCACGGCGACCGATTACTATCCCGAGGCGCTCGAGTTCGTGGCGGCCAATGCCGAGCTGAACGGGCTTGCCAACATCACGACGCGGCATCTCGATTGGCGTGCGCCGGCCGACGATCTCGGCCTGTTCGACGTCGTCGCCGCGGCCGACGTGCTGTATGAACGACCGAACGTGCCGCTTGTCGCGGCGCTGTTCGCGAAGTATATGCGGCCCGACGGAGTCGGCTATTGTTCCGACCCGGAGCGGCGCGTGGCTTCGAGCTTCGCCGACGAGTGCCGCCGGCTCGGCCTCACCGTGAACTGCTTCATCCGCGCCACGCGAGAAGCGGACGGAGCGGCGAAGGATATCGATTGGTATGTGGTGAAGAGATAG